From Halorientalis litorea:
ACGCCGTCCGCCGGAACGTGGACATGTCCTACATCGTCATGGACAACCGCATCTACGGCCTGACGAAGGGACAGGCCTCGCCCACCTCGCGCGAGGACTTCGAGACGTCGACGTCCCCGGAGGGACCGAAACAGCCCCCGGTCAACCCCCTCGCGCTCGCGCTCGCGGCGGGCGGGACGTTCATCGCCCAGTCGTTCAGTTCGGACTCCCAACGGCACACCGAAATCGTTAAGAAGGCCATCGAACACGACGGCTTCGGCTTCGTCAACGTCTACTCGCCCTGTGTCACGTTCAACGACGTGGACACCTACGACTACTTCCGTGACACCATCGTGGACCTCAGCGAGACGGACCACGACCCGACGGACTACGACGACGCCAAGTCCGCCATCCTCGACGCCGACAAGGAGTATCAGGGCGTCATCTATCAGGACGAGGGCTCGGTACCGTGGGACGAACGCGAAGGCCTGACCGACAGCATGGCCGACATCCCGGACGGCGCGCCCGAGGGCGCGATGGACCTCGTTCGCGAGTTCTACTAAACGACCTTTTTACTTCGGCGGGTTCGCTCCGCGAACCCACCTCGCAAAAAGCTCGGCCAAAAACCACTCCACGCTCACTCCGTTCGCGTGGAGGGAACCGCGCTCGCTCCGCGAGCGCGGATGCTCGCCGTACCGCCCACGCGCCGCTTCACAGCCGTGTGACCATCTCGACGTGGGGCATCCCCGCCTCCGCGAAGACGTCGCTGACCGTCTCGTAGCCGAGTCGCTCGTAGAACCCTTCGACGCGAGTTTGCCCGTGGAGCACGAGCACCGCGTGGCCGCGTTCGCGGCTCTCGTCCTCGATAGCCGCCATCAGCCGCCGTCCCCACCCCTCGCCGCGGCGGGACTCCCGGACCGCCACGCGCTCGACTTTCCCCACGGGTGTCCCGTTCCCGAGCACCGCGTCGGGTTCGACGAGGGCGTCGCCGTCGCTCTCGCCGAGTTCGCGCAGGCGGGCGGTACCCACCACGTCGTCGCCCTCACGAGCGAGGAAGTGCGTCGCTTCGGCGTCCTTGCCGTCCAGTTCGCGCTCCTCGGCGACGCCTTGGCCCTCGACGAACACCGCACGCCGCACGTCGAGGGCGGCGTCGGGGACTCGACTCCTCACCACCGAAACCGCCCCCTCGTGGCCGGTCATACGAACGGTAACGGCCGGACCGGCAAAACGGTCAGGCCTCGTGAATCTGCTCGGCCACCTCGTCGATGCCGTCGTAGGCACGGTCGACGATGCCCTCCATGTTGAGGAAGCCGTGAATCATCGACTCGTAGTTGGTGTACTCCACGTCGACGCCGGCCTCGGCGAGTTCGACGGCGT
This genomic window contains:
- a CDS encoding GNAT family N-acetyltransferase, with product MTGHEGAVSVVRSRVPDAALDVRRAVFVEGQGVAEERELDGKDAEATHFLAREGDDVVGTARLRELGESDGDALVEPDAVLGNGTPVGKVERVAVRESRRGEGWGRRLMAAIEDESRERGHAVLVLHGQTRVEGFYERLGYETVSDVFAEAGMPHVEMVTRL
- a CDS encoding 2-oxoacid:ferredoxin oxidoreductase subunit beta; translation: MSSDVRFTDFKSDKQPTWCPGCGDFGTMNGMMKALATTGNDPDNTFVVAGIGCSGKIGTYMHSYALHGVHGRALPVGMGVKLANPNLEVMVAGGDGDGYSIGAGHFIHAVRRNVDMSYIVMDNRIYGLTKGQASPTSREDFETSTSPEGPKQPPVNPLALALAAGGTFIAQSFSSDSQRHTEIVKKAIEHDGFGFVNVYSPCVTFNDVDTYDYFRDTIVDLSETDHDPTDYDDAKSAILDADKEYQGVIYQDEGSVPWDEREGLTDSMADIPDGAPEGAMDLVREFY